The Firmicutes bacterium HGW-Firmicutes-1 sequence CCTATGACTGATGATATATTGTTTAAGGATTTTATTGAAGCTGCGTTACAGGATGATGCAGTTGATTGTGTATTCGTCGGAATTGTTCCTCACGTTGAAAACATTAAAGCGACTCCAAATACCTGTAATGATGAAAACAGTTTAGCCAATCTTATCGTTAGGTTAACAAAAAAATATGATAAGCCATTGGTTGTTTCGGTAAATGGTGGAGAATATTACGGTGATTTTGTTGATATTATGGAAAAGGCAGGAATTCCTGTTTATGCAGATGTTAGAGCGGCGGTGAAGTCATTAGAACGTTTTGTAAAATATCATTTGCAAACATAGATTTCTAAGTGTAAATAAGTGAGTTGAAAAGGTTCTTTTAATCAATTGATTAGAGGAACCTTTTTACATATACACTATAATAATTAGTTTCTTGTGTTATTGAAGATGGACTTGTTGTGTGTTATTCTAAAAATAAAAATATGTATAGGAGATTTGAAAAATGAATTTAATTAAAACGGCGCTACTTGCTTCAGCTAAAATTCTTCCATTAGAGAAAGTGTTGAGGATGCTTAGTTGAAGATAAAAAATAATGTTCTATTTTTAGGTATCTTATATTCCACAATATTCGGCTTCTCTTTTATGTTTACCAAACTTACACTAACGCATGTTCATGATATTTATCATATGTTAGCCTTTAGATTTCTAATTGCTTTTGTGGTTATGACAGTATTATTACTATTTAAAGTAATAAAAGTAAGTTATCGGGGAAAGAACCTTAAAATGCTTTTTTTACTTGGTTTGTTTCAACCGATTATATATTTTATATTTGAGACGAAAGGAATACAATTGCTACCATCTTCTCAAGCGGGAATCATGATAGCGTGTGTTCCGGTAGTTGTAATCGTTTTTGCTATTATTTTTCTAGATGAAAAGATATCTTTCATGAGATTCACATTTATTATGCTTTCTGTAATTGGTGCTATTGTAATTAATTCAAACAATCTCATTGGGGGAAATATCAAAGGTATTGTATTTCTGCTGATCGCTGTCTTTGCGGCAGCTATATATAATGTTATTTCAAGAAAACTTCACTTAGAATTTACTTCTATAGAAATGACTTATTTAATGATGGGATTTGGAGCTATTGTATTTAATGTGATTAGCTTGGGAATACATATCAGTAATGGAGTTTTACAAGATTACTTTAAGCCATTAATTAGCCCCCAAGCTCTATTAGGATTTTTATACTTGAGTATATTATCGTCAATTGTTGCATTCTTTGTGTTGAACTATACATTATCAAAGGTTGAAGCATCTAAAGTTGCAGTGTTTGCTAACTTTACGACTGTAATTTCTGTACTAGCTGGAGTATTGCTTTTAAATGAAGTATTTAAACCACAACAATTAATAGGCGGTGTGATGATATTGGTTGGAGTATATTTCACTCAAAGGACGACATAGTAAACATTTGTCTATCAACATTTGACTTGCTAAATATTACACATTATGCTAATATAAGTAATTGAATAAATAAAGACTTTGATGATAATTATAGAGAATAAACTTGAGTTGAATTGTGATTATAATCGTCTCTATGCTAAGCATAGAGACTTTGTTATTTACTAGGAAATCTGATAAAAATATAAGGGAGGTTCTTTCATGGCTATTATATACAACCATAAAGAAATCGAAAAAAAATGGAAAGCTGTATGGGATAAAGACCCAGTGAACAAACCATCAAAAGATAAAGAAAACTATTATTGCTTAGATATGTTTCCTTATCCTTCTGGAAGTGGGCTTCATGTTGGACATTGGAGAGGTTACGTATTAAGTGATGTGTGGAGTAGATACAAGGTTTTGCAAGGATACTATGTATTACATCCAATGGGATGGGATGCCTTTGGTTTACCAGCAGAAAACTATGCAATTAAAATGGGGGTTCATCCTGCAAAAGCTACTGCAGAAAATGTAGAGAACTTTAAAAAGCAATTAAAGGAAATTAGCGCAATATATGATTGGGATAAAGAGGTAAATACTACAGATCCTAATTTTTATAAATGGACGCAATGGATTTTTGTTAAGATGTTTAAGGAAGGCCTAGCTTACGAAAAGCAAATGCCAATTAACTGGTGCCCTGATTGTAAAACAGGTTTGGCTAATGAAGAAGTAGTAAACGGTGAATGTGACCGTTGTAGTTCAAAAGTAACGAAAAAGAATTTGCGTCAATGGATGCTTAAGATTACTGCGTATGCTGAAAGATTATTGGAAGACCTTATTCCGTTGGAATGGCCAGACAAGGTTAAAAAAATGCAAACAGATTGGATTGGTAAATCCTATGGTGCAGAAATTGATTTCACCTTAGAAGGTGTAGATGAAAAGATTAAAGTTTTTACAACAAGACCAGATACTCTTTATGGTGCAACCTTTATGGTATTAGCACCTGAACACGAAGTAATAAAAGCAATAACCACTGAAGGCCAAAGTGCAGAAGTTGAAAATTATGTATTTATGTCCTCTATGAAATCCTCAGTAGATCGTTTACAGGACAAAGAAAAAACAGGGGTTTTCACGGGTAGATATGCAATTAATCCACTGAACGGAGCAAAACTTCAAGTTTGGGTTTCAGATTATGTATTAGCGGATTATGGAACTGGCGCAATTATGTGTGTTCCAGCTCATGATGAAAGAGACTTTGCCTTTGCGAAAAAGTTTGAATTACCTATTATTCAAGTCATTATTCCAGAAGGCCAAGATTTAATAGAGCTTGAAGAAGCTTATATCGGCGATGGTATTATGGTAAACTCAGATGTTTTTGATGGTATGAAAGCATCAAAAGCAAAGGAAGCAGTAGCGGCTTATTTAGAAGAACATGGCATTGGTAATAAAACAACAAATTATAAATTAAGAGATTGGGTATTTTCAAGACAACGTTATTGGGGAGAACCAATTCCAATTATACATTGTGAAAAATGTGGTGCTGTAGCAGTGCCAGAGGAAGAGCTTCCAGTACTATTGCCTGAGGTTGAATCTTATCAACCAACAGGAACTGGTGAATCTCCACTTGCTGCAATTACGGAATGGGTTAATACTACTTGCCCAGAGTGTTCAGGACCAGCAAAGAGAGAAACAAATACAATGCCTCAATGGGCTGGCTCCTCCTGGTATTTCTTAAGATATGTTGATGTTAATAATGATAAAGAGTTAATTTCTAAGGAAAAAGCAAAAGAATGGGTGCCTGTTGATATGTATGTTGGCGGTATTGAACATGCGGTACTTCATCTGCTTTATTCAAGATTTTATACGAAGTTTTTATATGATATTGGTGTTGTAGACTTTTCTGAACCCTTTACGCGTTTATTCAATCAAGGCATGATTTGTAAAAATGGTGCAAAAATGAGTAAATCAAAAGGCAATGTAGTTTCACCCGATGAATTGGTTGCTAGATATGGTTGTGATTCCTTAAGAATATATGAATTATTTGTTGGACCACCGGAACTAGACTCTGAGTGGGATGATAGAGGAATCGAAGGAGTTTATCGATTTATCAATAAAGCCTGGAACTTACTAAACGATAATATAAATAAGCAAGCAACAACCACTAAAGAACTAGAAAAAGTTAAAAATCAAATGATTTATGATATCACTACTAGATTAAATAGTTTCCATTTTAATACAGGGATCAGTGCTTTTATGGAATACACAAACAAGCTAGTAGACATTTCAAAAAATCATGGTGGCGTAGATTATAAAACACTTGAAGCATTTACAATATTGCTTTCACCATTCGCACCACATATGGCTGCAGAAATGTGGGAAAAGCTTGGACAAACAAAGAGTGTATTTGAAAACAGCTGGCCAACTTATGATGAAGAGAAAATGAAGGAAGACGAAATCGAAATGCCAGTACAAGTCAATGGTAAGGTAAAAGGAACGATCGTCATTGGTATTGAAGAAGGAAAAGATTCTGTTCTTTCAAAGGCAAGAGAATTGGTTTTATCTAAAATTGAAGGATGTACAATAGTAAAAGAAATATATGTTCCTAATAAAATAATTAATATTGTAGTAAAATAGTTAGTGGGGGAGACGAGTTCTCCCCTATTAAAATTCAGCAGGTAAGGAGGTTCCCGTTCGTGTCAGATAAAAGGAAAGAAATACTAGGTTCAATGGACATCAAGAAATCATTATTAAAATTAGCGATACCAGCAATCATAGGTATGCTCATTAATGCTATCTATAATGTTATTGATAGAATTTTCGTTGGAAAGTTAGGTACAGAAGCCTTAGCTGCTACGAATGTTGTATTTCCTTTATTTGCATTAATTGGAGCAGTAGGATTAACCTTTGGTATTGGTGCTGGTTCTTATGTATCAAGATTATTAGGACAAGGTAATAAAGAGCTTGCACAAAGAGCTGCGTCAACCGCGATATTTTCTAGTATGATGTGTGGATTCATTTATACCTTAATTGGGTTGTTCTTTATCGTTCCAATATTGAAGTTCTTTGGTGCATCTGATACAGCCATGGCCTACGCAGTAGATTATGGTAAATATCTTACGATGGGTGCTATTTTTACTATGATGAATATGACTATGAATAATTTGCTGCGTTCTGAAGGTAGCCCTATGATGGCAATGCTTGCTATGTTAGCGGGTGCATTGACAAACATTGTGCTTGATCCAATATTTATTTTTGTATTAGATATGGGAATTGCTGGTGCAGCGATTGCAACGGTTATTTCTCAAATGCTTTCAACAGTATTGCTGATTTCATATTATTTGAGTGGTAAGAGTTCTCTGAGGATCAATGTTAAATTGATTACTTTTTCAAGAAGTTTGTATGCGCAAATTATGAAAATTGGGACACCAACCTTTTTGCGACAAGTATTAGCAAGCTTATCCCTTGTAATTGTAAATCACGCCGCTAGACAATTTGGAGATAGTGCTCTTGCGGGTATGGGTATTGTAAATATCGTTTTCTTAATTGCTTTTTATGTATTATTTGGCTTTAACCAAGGCTTTCAACCGCTTGCAGGATATAATTACGGCGCAAAAAATTATAAAAGACTGGGCGAAGCGATTAGAATTGCCATTATTTGGGCAACACTCTACTGTGTTATCATTACAGTAATATTTTCAGTTTTTACAACAACAATTGTCGGAGTATTTTCTGTGGATTCTGAAGTAATCGAAATCGGAACAAAAGGGATAAGAGCATTTTCAGTGTTATTACCTTTTATGGGCTTTATTATTATAATTACAGGCCTATATCAAGCGTTGGGACGTGCAACAGGATCAGCAGTTTTATCTCTATCAAGACAAGGATTATTTTTAATTCCAACCGTTCTTATTTTACCTAGAATTTTTGGGCTTAATGGTGTTATTTATTCACAGTTGGTTGCAGATTTCTTAACTCTCATAGTGGCAAGTATATTCACGATACACATTATGAAGAAATTAAAGCACGAAGAATTGGACATGCTGAAAGGGTCATAATTATTTATTTCCTATTGAAATTAGTCGAATTATATACTATGATGATACATGATACAATGAAAAATAGGAAAAGGAAGTGACTTATGAAAAAGCTTGTATTAATCACTGTTGTTTTGTCACTTATTTGTATTGGTATCGTCGGTATCATTATTCTGATAAATAATCGTTTAGAAGAAGCTGCACATGCGATTGAAATCCAGGACACAAATAATAACAATGATGATAATGAGGATCAAGACATAGTAGAAGATAACGATGACGATGAAAATCAAGACGAAGAATCAGAAGATAATAACGATAATCAAGACATCAATGAAGAAGAATTACATAATGATAGTAATATAGATGAAATTAAAGAATTCGTAGGTGAAGAGGTGTATAATTTTGATGCAGGACAAATACTGCAGGTAGAGAATCAAGATTCCTTACATGTTCTTGTTAATAAGAAAAATGAACTTGATTCAAATTATGAACCTAATGATCTTGTCGTTCCAGAGGTTAAATTTTCATTTGATGGGAACGATCAAAAAAAACAAATGAGGTCAGTTGCAGCAAATGCATTAGAAGAATTAATAAATGGAGCACTGGAGAATGACTATAGGTTAGTTGCAGTGTCTGGATATAGATCCTATAATCGTCAACAAACTATTTACCAAGGAAATGTTGACAGGATGGGTGAAGAGGCTGCGAATAAGGTAAGCGCAAAGCCGGGTCAAAGCGAGCACCAGACGGGTCTTGCAATGGATGTAAGCTGTGAAAGTATTGGATATTCCTTAGAAGAATCACTAGGAGACTTGCCAGAAGGAAAATGGCTTGCTAAAAATGCACATGCATATGGCTTTATCATAAGATATCCAAAAGATAAAACAGATATTACGCAATATAATTATGAACCATGGCATGTAAGATATGTTGGTAAAGCGTTAGCAACCTATTTATATGAAAATGATTTAACCTTAGATGAATTTTATGAACAAATAAATAATGAATTCTAACGAATAAAACAATTTGAGAAAGAGGAAGTTAATGGATAAGAAAACTACAAAAGAAAGCGAAGTACGTATGACGGAATTGGTGCTTCCTAATGATACCAATTTGATTGGTAATTTATTAGGTGGAAGACTTATGTATTGGGTTGATATTGTAGGTGCATTAGCTGCTTCACGTCATTGTCGTAATGTTGTTGCTACAGTACAAGTGGATAGCATTGATTTTAAGAATCCTATTAAAAGAGGGGATATGGTAGAATTATTTGCAAAGTTAACTTGGGTAGGAAGAACATCCATGGAGGTAAAGGTCACTGTTTATTCAGAGAATTTATTTACAGGAGAAAAGATTTTAACAAATGAAGCCTATTTGGTTTTTGTATCTTTAGATCGACATAGAAATCCTGTTAGAGTGCCGGGATTATTGCTAGAAACTGAGGATGAGATGGTAGAATGGGAGAAAGCAATTGCTCGAAAGGCCTATAGGATGAAAAACAAGTAGTATATTAGAAGGGATATATATATGATTAACGATTCAACTCCAAGAAAAGATGGTTTTAGAATGCCTGCTGAATTTGAAGAGCAAAAACAAGTGTTTTTGCTCTGGCCAGAGAGAAAAGATGTTTGGCATCATGAAGCGAAAAGTGCACAGAAGGTTTTTACTGAAGTTGCCCACGCAATAGCAAGGTTCGAAGAAGTAACGGTAGGTGTATCTGAAGAACAGTATGAGGACGCTATGAGAAAATTAGGTCCAAATGTCCGTACTGTAATTATGCCTCACGATGATGTATGGACTAGAGATGTGGGGCCAACTTTTGTTATCAATGACAAAGGTGATACCAGAGGCATTGATTGGGATTTTAATGCA is a genomic window containing:
- a CDS encoding EamA family transporter; this translates as MFTKLTLTHVHDIYHMLAFRFLIAFVVMTVLLLFKVIKVSYRGKNLKMLFLLGLFQPIIYFIFETKGIQLLPSSQAGIMIACVPVVVIVFAIIFLDEKISFMRFTFIMLSVIGAIVINSNNLIGGNIKGIVFLLIAVFAAAIYNVISRKLHLEFTSIEMTYLMMGFGAIVFNVISLGIHISNGVLQDYFKPLISPQALLGFLYLSILSSIVAFFVLNYTLSKVEASKVAVFANFTTVISVLAGVLLLNEVFKPQQLIGGVMILVGVYFTQRTT
- a CDS encoding leucine--tRNA ligase: MAIIYNHKEIEKKWKAVWDKDPVNKPSKDKENYYCLDMFPYPSGSGLHVGHWRGYVLSDVWSRYKVLQGYYVLHPMGWDAFGLPAENYAIKMGVHPAKATAENVENFKKQLKEISAIYDWDKEVNTTDPNFYKWTQWIFVKMFKEGLAYEKQMPINWCPDCKTGLANEEVVNGECDRCSSKVTKKNLRQWMLKITAYAERLLEDLIPLEWPDKVKKMQTDWIGKSYGAEIDFTLEGVDEKIKVFTTRPDTLYGATFMVLAPEHEVIKAITTEGQSAEVENYVFMSSMKSSVDRLQDKEKTGVFTGRYAINPLNGAKLQVWVSDYVLADYGTGAIMCVPAHDERDFAFAKKFELPIIQVIIPEGQDLIELEEAYIGDGIMVNSDVFDGMKASKAKEAVAAYLEEHGIGNKTTNYKLRDWVFSRQRYWGEPIPIIHCEKCGAVAVPEEELPVLLPEVESYQPTGTGESPLAAITEWVNTTCPECSGPAKRETNTMPQWAGSSWYFLRYVDVNNDKELISKEKAKEWVPVDMYVGGIEHAVLHLLYSRFYTKFLYDIGVVDFSEPFTRLFNQGMICKNGAKMSKSKGNVVSPDELVARYGCDSLRIYELFVGPPELDSEWDDRGIEGVYRFINKAWNLLNDNINKQATTTKELEKVKNQMIYDITTRLNSFHFNTGISAFMEYTNKLVDISKNHGGVDYKTLEAFTILLSPFAPHMAAEMWEKLGQTKSVFENSWPTYDEEKMKEDEIEMPVQVNGKVKGTIVIGIEEGKDSVLSKARELVLSKIEGCTIVKEIYVPNKIINIVVK
- a CDS encoding MATE family efflux transporter gives rise to the protein MSDKRKEILGSMDIKKSLLKLAIPAIIGMLINAIYNVIDRIFVGKLGTEALAATNVVFPLFALIGAVGLTFGIGAGSYVSRLLGQGNKELAQRAASTAIFSSMMCGFIYTLIGLFFIVPILKFFGASDTAMAYAVDYGKYLTMGAIFTMMNMTMNNLLRSEGSPMMAMLAMLAGALTNIVLDPIFIFVLDMGIAGAAIATVISQMLSTVLLISYYLSGKSSLRINVKLITFSRSLYAQIMKIGTPTFLRQVLASLSLVIVNHAARQFGDSALAGMGIVNIVFLIAFYVLFGFNQGFQPLAGYNYGAKNYKRLGEAIRIAIIWATLYCVIITVIFSVFTTTIVGVFSVDSEVIEIGTKGIRAFSVLLPFMGFIIIITGLYQALGRATGSAVLSLSRQGLFLIPTVLILPRIFGLNGVIYSQLVADFLTLIVASIFTIHIMKKLKHEELDMLKGS
- a CDS encoding peptidase M15; amino-acid sequence: MKKLVLITVVLSLICIGIVGIIILINNRLEEAAHAIEIQDTNNNNDDNEDQDIVEDNDDDENQDEESEDNNDNQDINEEELHNDSNIDEIKEFVGEEVYNFDAGQILQVENQDSLHVLVNKKNELDSNYEPNDLVVPEVKFSFDGNDQKKQMRSVAANALEELINGALENDYRLVAVSGYRSYNRQQTIYQGNVDRMGEEAANKVSAKPGQSEHQTGLAMDVSCESIGYSLEESLGDLPEGKWLAKNAHAYGFIIRYPKDKTDITQYNYEPWHVRYVGKALATYLYENDLTLDEFYEQINNEF
- a CDS encoding acyl-CoA thioesterase; amino-acid sequence: MDKKTTKESEVRMTELVLPNDTNLIGNLLGGRLMYWVDIVGALAASRHCRNVVATVQVDSIDFKNPIKRGDMVELFAKLTWVGRTSMEVKVTVYSENLFTGEKILTNEAYLVFVSLDRHRNPVRVPGLLLETEDEMVEWEKAIARKAYRMKNK